CGGATGAGCTCGCGTTCGAACTCAGCCAAAGAGGCAAACAGATTAAACACGAGCCGACCCTGGGCCGAGGTCGTGTTGATGGCGTCGGTGAGCGAGACCAGCCCCACGCCCTGCTGCTGCAAGTCGCCCACTACCTGCAGCAGGTGCTTAAGCGAGCGCCCGAGCCGGTCGAGCTTGTAGATGTATATGGTGTCGCCTGGCCGTAGCCGACTCAGTAGCTGGTCGAGCTCGGGGCGGCTGGCGCGGGCCCCGGACACCTTCTCTTGGTAGATGAGTTCGCAGCCCGCCTTCGTCAGGGCATCGAGTTGCAGTGCCAGGTTTTGGTCGCGGGTCGAGACGCGGGCGTAGCCAATGTTCATGGCGTAAAAGTACAGGCGTACCGTTAGGGCAAGCAGCTTTACTGTACCTTGATTGCTGAACAGGTTCACTGTACCAAATCAGTCCGCTTCGCGCCCTGGTTGCCGGGAGCTAGGAAAGCTGGCGAGTTGTACAGAAATAGGTTCGTGGCTGTTGCAGAAGTAGGTAGCGTGGGGGCGAGGGCTCGTAGAGGTGTCTATGCAAGGCCACAAACACTTCACCGACAAAGCCAGTCCGCAGTTCCGTTTGTCCGAACGCGTGCCCAGTTACAATCTCTACCACCGGCTGCGTGAGCTGCTAGACTGGGACTTTCTCTATCACGAAACGCAGCCACTTTATGGCCCGACAGGGCGCCCTTCACTCGACCCAGTCGTGTTCTTTAAGCTGCTGCTTGTCGGCCGGTTAGAGAATATCATCAGTGACCGGCGCTTGGTCGGGCAGTGCGCCCTGCGCTTAGATATTCTCTATTTTCTAGGCTATGAAGTCGACGAAGATTTGCCCTGGCACTCCACCATCAGCCGCACACGCCAGCGCTATCCCTCGTCCGTGTTCGAGCGACTATTCGACTGGGTCTTTGCGCAGTGCGTCGCCCAAGGGCTCGTGGCAGGCGAACGTCAGGCCGTCGATTCGGCCCCCGTCAAAGCCAATGCCTCGCTCGATAGCTTGCAAGAGAAGCGCCTGGCTGGGGAGGCAGCCCCCGGCCTGCGGGTGGTCGGTAAACCGGTGGAGGTGCTCTCCCCAACTGCCGTGCGCTCGGCACCGGCCCACCAACTGCGCCGCGAGGCAGCCCGGCAGGCGAAGCGCCAGCAAACGCCTGACCACTTGGGCGCTCGCCACGCGCAAGCCCGACTGGTGAGCAACAAAACGCATTATAGCCCTACCAACCCCGAAGCCCGCATCTCGGTTAAACCTGGTAAAGCGCGGGCCCTCAACTATCTCTGTAGCCTGGCCGTGGACACGGGTCACGGCCTCATCACGCATGTGCAGGCTGATTTAGCTGATAGTCGTGACAGTCTGCACCTTCCCCGGCTGCTGACCGGCCTGCAGCAGCGCTTGCGCACCCACGAACTGACCCTACGCGACCTGCTGGCGGATGCTGGCTACGCCAACGGCTCTAATTATGCCCTTCTAGAGCAGCAGCGTGTCACGGCTTGGATACCCGTCTTTGGTCAGTATAAGTCAGTCGTAGAAGGCTTTACCTATGACGCGGGCACCGACAGCTTTACTTGCCTAGCCGCTAAAACGCTGTCCTTCAAACACTATGAGATATCGGCCGATGGGGGCTGGGTCAAACTGTACTCAGCCGCTTATGCCGACTGTAAGCAGTGCCCGCGTAAACCGACGTGTATCGCGAAGGCGAAGTGCAAACGCCTCACACGCACCATCTACGATGCGGCCTATCAACGCGCGTGGCAGCGCCAGCAGAGCCGCCGAGGGCAGTATCTGCGGCGGGTACGGCAAAGCACCGTCGAACCCGTCTTCGGCACGCTGCTTCATCATTATGGCTTGCGGCGGCTCAACCCGCGCGGACTAGCCAGTGCTCATAAGACGATGCTGCTCACAGCCTTGGCTTACAACCTGAAGAAGCTGCTCACGCATCGTCCCCGACGGACGCAACGGCTGGCCGTCGCCCTGCCGCTACCCCGCCTGCCAACTGCGGACCAGCCGTGGGCGCAAGCAGCCTGAAGCGGCCGCTGCCTACTTCTGCAACAGCCACGTTCGTTTTCTGAGACGCCCATTGGAAAGTGCCTTCAGATAGTCTACTAAACGTTTTGCCGGCTTAGCGTAGGATTATGTCCGCTTACTAAAAGAACCCCTGTAAGGCGTGTGCGTCCTGTTTTTGCGTTCGCGTCATAGGGGGGCTAACGAACAAGCCCGTCTGGAGCTTGCGCTGGTAAAGGCTCACCCAGTTGCGCAGCGTATAGCTGTTGTGGATATCTAAGTCGGCCATTACCTGGCTCAACGTTTCGCCTCCGAAGACCACCCGGAAGGCGGCCGTTTCTTTGAATTGCTCGCTGTACTGAAAGCGCTGCAGTAGCGCGCGAATGTGCTCTTTCATAAAACAGTTTTTTGGGCTAAAATCTGTCAACCTATTCCAGGACAAGACAGCTAAACCTGTCCTGCTTCGCTAGACCGTCTTCGCTACTCGACGCCGTCATAGGGGGGTGCACTTGGGCGGTGGCTAGGGCAGCCAGGCGTTGAGCTGAGTAAGCAACAGGCACAGGTCGCGGGCGCTGGTAAAGCGCAGGTGCTGCTGCTGTGCAAACGCCTCGAGCTGGCGAGCATGCGCGGGAAAGAAGGCCCGCAGATCCCGCTTGGGATGGCGTAAGGAGAGCACCAGGCCCTGTGGCCCCGCCAGATAAAACGTCTCGACCACGCGCCCGATCAGCTGCTGGCGGCGCAAGAGCAGGTAGGGCCCATTGCTGAGTTGTTCGAAGAGCTGGATGGGGGCGCGTGGCGGCTGGCGGGGCCCGGGTCCGGACTGGGGTAGGAGCGAAACAAAAACACAGTGGTCGAGTCCAGCCAGACAAACGGGGTTTGTAGCGTCACCTCGGGCTGTTTGCCCACAAAGCTGCCGCCCTCGATCCAGCGGCGGCCCCCAGCTGCTAGCAGGGCCGCGCGCCCGCCAGTGCCGGCTCGTCCGCCCGCCGGCAGGTAGTACTGGCGCTCGCCCTGCAGCGCAGCCAGGCGCAGGCGACTGGCTGGTAGCGCGACCACGGTCCCGTTGGGGCGGAAGACGAGGAGCTGGTCGGCGTGCACCTGCAGTTCGACGCGCCCGACCAGCGTGTCGCCAGCCGTCGTCAGTACGGCGCCTTGCGTAAACTGGCGACAATAGCTGCGCTGGGCCCACGCCCGCTCCCGGACACCGGCACAGAGCGTGCCTAACAGCAGCAAGTGAGTTAAAGACTGGCGCATGGGCAGTGGGAGCTGGAAGCGCACTTGCGCCCGACGTTTTGCCAGGCAAGGTAGCAGCTGCGCAGCCGTTGGTCCCGGCAAGCCTGCGCGCCCGGGTTAACTGCGCCTAGCGTAGCCTCCCCGGTCGGCTGACGGTAGGGCCCTAGCGACGCGGGGCTCCAGGAGCCCATGAGGTGGTCTAGCTGAACCGCACAGAGTTGGGACCTATCCGGCGTCAGTAAAGTGCATCATTCTGCAACCCCCTCCCCCACTCTTACAGGCTACCAGTCCCTTTTAGCGGGTCAAGCAGTGAGCGCTGAAAAGTTTGCCTACCTCCTTTTCAGAACTACCCTGTCTGAGCCCCAGGCGCGCCAGCGGGCGGTTACGGGGACGCCCGCATTAGGGCGTGGGTGGCAGCAGGGTGTTGGCGTAGTCGATCAGCAAGGCGAGGTCACGCAGCGTAGCGTAGTGCAGCCCGTTTTCCCGGGCATAGGCACGCAGCCGGGGTGCCTGCTGCGGCAGGTACTTGAGCACGTTCTGGGGCTTGCGTAAGCCAATCATCCCCCCGGTGGCCGTGCGCAGGTACAGCCGCGTGCGATACACGTAGCGCACCTGCTTAATGATGAGCAGCGGGGGCCCGGCCGTCTGCGGGCTGCCCGCTGACTCCGGGCGGCTTGGAACAACCAAGTTGAGCGGCAGGGCTTGCTCGCGCCGTAATAGGAGCACCGGCCCCGGCCCGTGGCTGAGTTGTTCGTAAAACCCCCAGCCAGCGCGGGGCGGCGGCTCGTCGGCCGCTAGGGGGAAGGAGCGGAAGACGCGCTCGGCGCTCAGGTACGTCTCCTGCGGGGCGCGCTGGGGGCGCAGCGGGTCTTTGACGGCAAATCCTTGGACCAGCTGCGCGGGCAGCGAGTAGGTGCTGTCGTTGGCGCACGTGAGGGTAACCCGCTCCTGGTCGGGGTAGAGCCGCAGGGTCCCCTGCAAGAGAGTGCCCGTGGTGAGCACGAGCGCGGCTTCGGGAAACAGGCGGCCGTTGACCAAGGAGTTCTCTTGCGCGCGTAGGCCCGGGCACGGCCCCAGCAGCACAATTACCACGAGAAGAAACGTACGCATAGAGTTTTGCTGGCTCCTCCGTGGCCCCTGGCGCGGGGTAAAGAGACGGGGTGAAGATAGCCACCCGCGCTTGGCTGGGGTAGCCCGCGCGACGGGAAGCGGCGCCTAGTCCGGGTAACAGGCACGGGTAAGCGCTGAGACGGGTGGGCCAGCTCGTGGCGTCCGCGCGGAGGGGAGCGCCGCGTGCGGCCCCCGCCCCGGCACCCGGCTACTACCCCCTTCCCTGCGCTGGTCAGCCGCCAACCAGTCCTTTCGGCTTACGTAGCGAGCGCTGAAATAGGCAGGCCTGTCAGCCTGTATGCTTTCGACCGAAAGGGCCCGTTCAGTCTGATGTTTGATAGCTTGGAGTAAGCTCTACAAGCGGACGTGGCTGTTGCAGAAGTAGGTGCTTGGCCAACGGTATCTTGGGCTTATGCAGGGCCACAAACAATTCATCGACAAAGTCGTGCTGCGCTTCCAGTTGTCGGAGCGCGTACCCAAACAGAATCTGTATCGCCGCTTGGGTGAGCTGCTCAACGGGGACTTTCTCTCTGCGCAGACGCAGCCCTTCTACAGCCACACGGGCCAGCCCTCGCTCGACCCCGTCGTCTTCTTTAAGTTGATGCTGGTCAGCCGACTGGAAAACCTGGTCAGCGACCGCCGCCTGATTGAGCACTGCAGCCTGCGGCTCGATATCCTCTATTTTCTGGGCTACGAGGTGGACGAGGACCTGCCCTGGCACTCGACCATTAGCCGTACGCGCCAGCTCTACCCCGCCGCCGTCTTCGAGCACCTGTTCGAGCACGTCTTTGCCCAGTGCGTAGCCGCTGGCCTGGTCACGGGCTACACCCAGGCCGTGGACTCGGCCTTCGTCAAGGCCAACGCCTCGCTCGAGCGCCTGTGCGAGAAGCAGCCCACCGACGCCCCTACCTCCGTTCTGCACCTGAGCGGCGAACTAGCCTCGGATACTCCCGTTGCCCGGTCGGCCGTACCGGTCTCCAGCCCGGCGCACCAGCTACGCCGGGTTGCCACTGCCCATGCCCGTTACGTGCGCAACGAGAGCGGTCCATTGGGCCGCAACCGTCCCCAAGCGCGCCTGCTGAGCAATAAGACGCATTACAGCCCAGCTGACCCCGACGCACGTATTTCGGTCAAACCGGGTAAAGCTCGGGCGCTCAATTGCCTGTGTAGCATGGCCGTGGATGAGGGGCACGGCGTTATCAGTCACATCCAGGCGGACTTCGCCGACCAGCGCGATAGCACGTTACTGCCGAGCATCGTCGCGCCGCTTCAGCAGCGCCTACTTGCGCAAGAGTTGCCGGTGCGGGAAGTAGCGGCCGATACCAACTACTCGAACGGGGTGAACTACGCCCTGGATTCCCGTTTTCGGTAGGTACAAGCCCGAAATTGAGGGCTTCGCCTACGATAAAGAAGCCGATTGCTTTACGTGCCCAGCGGGCAAGCAACTGCCCTTTAAGAGTTTCGACTCCGACCCGGATGGCCGGCTCTCGAAGCGCTACAGTGCCTCCAGCCGCGATTGTCGACGCTGCCCGCGCAAGCCCACCTGTGCCCCAAAGAGTACGAAGCGCAAGCTTACGCGCACGGCCTACGACGCGCACTACCGCCGGGCGCTGGCCCGGCAGCAAAGTCGGCCAGGCCGGCGCATGCGTCGGCTGCGGCAGCGCACGGTGGAGCCCGTTTTTGGCAGCTTGCTCCAGCACTACGGGCTGCGCCGCGTCAACACGCGAGGCCGCAGTAGTGCGCATAAAACGATGCTGCTCACGGCCATTGCCTTCAACCTCAAGAAACTGCTCAAGTACCAGTCTCAACAGGTACTGCGCCTGGCCATCGCCCTGCCCAAGCCACCGGCTGAGCAGCGGCTTTTGTCCTTTTGGCGCACGTATTACCGTCAGTAGCAGCACCTTGGGAACAGGGGGCAAAACGGGCCAGGAGTTCTGCAACAGCCACCGCACCTTATGGACGCACCTCTTTGCGGCTTCTTGAACCCCGCTTCCAGCTCCCCAAGGCATCTCGTGCGGACTTTCTGAGCCACTTGTCTCGCGCGATACTTTTGGAGCCGTCCGCGGCCCCGTTACCGGCACTAGGCGGGGCCCCGCGGTCAGGGCCGCGCTTGGTCGCGCCCGAGCACGAAAGGACCCGGAACCCCGCCGAAAACAGGTCCTAACAGGACGTTTTCGGGACGGCGCCGCGCCTCTGTGGTGTGTGCTTAGTGCACCCGCTGGTACTCGAGCCCCGGGCCATCGCAGGCCTGCCACGTGTT
The nucleotide sequence above comes from Hymenobacter sp. BRD128. Encoded proteins:
- a CDS encoding IS1182 family transposase; translation: MQGHKHFTDKASPQFRLSERVPSYNLYHRLRELLDWDFLYHETQPLYGPTGRPSLDPVVFFKLLLVGRLENIISDRRLVGQCALRLDILYFLGYEVDEDLPWHSTISRTRQRYPSSVFERLFDWVFAQCVAQGLVAGERQAVDSAPVKANASLDSLQEKRLAGEAAPGLRVVGKPVEVLSPTAVRSAPAHQLRREAARQAKRQQTPDHLGARHAQARLVSNKTHYSPTNPEARISVKPGKARALNYLCSLAVDTGHGLITHVQADLADSRDSLHLPRLLTGLQQRLRTHELTLRDLLADAGYANGSNYALLEQQRVTAWIPVFGQYKSVVEGFTYDAGTDSFTCLAAKTLSFKHYEISADGGWVKLYSAAYADCKQCPRKPTCIAKAKCKRLTRTIYDAAYQRAWQRQQSRRGQYLRRVRQSTVEPVFGTLLHHYGLRRLNPRGLASAHKTMLLTALAYNLKKLLTHRPRRTQRLAVALPLPRLPTADQPWAQAA
- a CDS encoding transposase, producing the protein MKEHIRALLQRFQYSEQFKETAAFRVVFGGETLSQVMADLDIHNSYTLRNWVSLYQRKLQTGLFVSPPMTRTQKQDAHALQGFF
- a CDS encoding transposase, which encodes MQGHKQFIDKVVLRFQLSERVPKQNLYRRLGELLNGDFLSAQTQPFYSHTGQPSLDPVVFFKLMLVSRLENLVSDRRLIEHCSLRLDILYFLGYEVDEDLPWHSTISRTRQLYPAAVFEHLFEHVFAQCVAAGLVTGYTQAVDSAFVKANASLERLCEKQPTDAPTSVLHLSGELASDTPVARSAVPVSSPAHQLRRVATAHARYVRNESGPLGRNRPQARLLSNKTHYSPADPDARISVKPGKARALNCLCSMAVDEGHGVISHIQADFADQRDSTLLPSIVAPLQQRLLAQELPVREVAADTNYSNGVNYALDSRFR
- a CDS encoding transposase, translating into MEGFAYDKEADCFTCPAGKQLPFKSFDSDPDGRLSKRYSASSRDCRRCPRKPTCAPKSTKRKLTRTAYDAHYRRALARQQSRPGRRMRRLRQRTVEPVFGSLLQHYGLRRVNTRGRSSAHKTMLLTAIAFNLKKLLKYQSQQVLRLAIALPKPPAEQRLLSFWRTYYRQ